The nucleotide sequence CCACGTACAGCAGACAGGAGATGGCGCCGAAAACCATGTTTTGCCACAAGCCGAACGCCAGCACGATGCCCGACGAATAGATGGCCAGGGTCATGCCCACGTAATAAATCGAGGTGGCGCCTTCCGTGACGGCGATCATCCATGCGATCATGATTTGCGGCAGGATCAGCCACACAAAAGTCAGTCCCTGGATGCGGTCCTGCGCCCAGCGCGTGCGCATGGCCAGCACGACGCAAAAGATCAGCGCCGACACGAGGATGCGCGCACTGGTGAAGGCCGACTGCTTGTCGGGATACAGGGCCAAATCGAGACCCACGCCCAGCAGGATCAGCACGATGCCCGTGTAGGCTCCGCCGCGGCTGAATTCCAGCCGGAAGTCGCGCAGAACGGCCGCGTAGCCGGCGTGCAGGCCTGGAGTATCCATCAAGGAATGCTCACTTCTGCAAACACATTCACGCCCGTGGCGTCGACATAGATTTTCGGTTCTTTCGCGTGTTCGGGTAGCAAGGCCGACAAGCCCGCTTCATTGCGATAGATCAAATGCCACTCCAGCAAATGCTCCATGCCGAACTTGCCCGGATTGTCAGCGTGCACATTGGTGACGAGCAAACGTCCGCCCGGCCCCACGCGCGAGGCGAAGTGCAGCAGCAGGCGCGCGCACACCTTGTCGGACAGGTAATCGAACAGGCCGGCGCAATACACGGCGTCGAAGCTGCCGGGCGAGCCCGTGGCGCCCGAGCCGTGGCGGCGCTTGAGCAGGTTGTGCACGGAATCATGCACATAATCGATCTCCACCACACGTCCCGTGCGCTGCATGATGGTGCTCAGGCGCGCGCGCGTCCAGTCCAGCGTCTCGCTGCTGAAGTCGACCAGCTCGAAGGCCAGCCATTGCGCATCGGGGCACGTTTCCAGGAAACGCTGCACCTCGATGGCCGGGCCGCAGCCCACGTTGAGCACTTTGTAGACGCACCCGGCAACACGCGCCTCGGCCGCTTTCTGCGCCAGGAATTGCGTCAGTATATCGATGCGGTTGCGGTGCGCCGTGGCGACGGCCGCCTGCAAAAAGGCCGCGTTGACGATCTGAAAATAGGTGCTGGGACCCTGGCGCGGATCATCCAGCAACTGGTTGACCATCTGGTAATCGCCCGCATAGCCGAGCGGTTTTGTAAACGTGCGGAAGACGAAGGGCGCGCGCAGTATCAGCGGGTGCAGCGCCGCCTGGGCGAACGCACGGTGGGCCGGCGCCCGCTCTTCCTCGACGAGCGAGGCTTCCACCTCGAGCTGGCGCAAGTACAACTGGGTTTGCTCCATCAGCGGAAAGGCCAGTTCATCGAAGATGTCGGCGCGCAGGCGGCCGTTTTCCTTGGGCAGCGAATCGGACAAGTCGACCTGCTCGACCCAGCGCGCCACTTCCGACAAAAAGGCGCGCATTTCATTGACGACGATCTGGTAGTCGCGGCGGATGCGGAAGCGCTCGCCCCAGCCGGCGACAAAGGCGCTGGACTCTTTCGCCACGGCGCCCTTGACTACGACCACGTCGCTGAGCTCGCGCCACTCGTCGATCAGGGTCACGGAAACGATGGCGGTCAGGCCCGTATTGACGCTGCTGATGACGACAGCCTTGCCGACGTAGGCGTTCTTCGCCCCCATGCGCACCGTCACGTCATTGAGCACCTCGCTGACCTGCACAATCGAGTATGGATTGTAGATTTCCATGACCAGCGAATTGCGCTGCAAGTTGAAAATCGTACCGCGCACCGCCTCACCCTGGGTGTTGCGAAAACTGACGACTGGATCGATCTGCGATTGTGAATACACGATTGAGCATTATCA is from Janthinobacterium sp. 61 and encodes:
- a CDS encoding bifunctional 2-polyprenyl-6-hydroxyphenol methylase/3-demethylubiquinol 3-O-methyltransferase UbiG, encoding MYSQSQIDPVVSFRNTQGEAVRGTIFNLQRNSLVMEIYNPYSIVQVSEVLNDVTVRMGAKNAYVGKAVVISSVNTGLTAIVSVTLIDEWRELSDVVVVKGAVAKESSAFVAGWGERFRIRRDYQIVVNEMRAFLSEVARWVEQVDLSDSLPKENGRLRADIFDELAFPLMEQTQLYLRQLEVEASLVEEERAPAHRAFAQAALHPLILRAPFVFRTFTKPLGYAGDYQMVNQLLDDPRQGPSTYFQIVNAAFLQAAVATAHRNRIDILTQFLAQKAAEARVAGCVYKVLNVGCGPAIEVQRFLETCPDAQWLAFELVDFSSETLDWTRARLSTIMQRTGRVVEIDYVHDSVHNLLKRRHGSGATGSPGSFDAVYCAGLFDYLSDKVCARLLLHFASRVGPGGRLLVTNVHADNPGKFGMEHLLEWHLIYRNEAGLSALLPEHAKEPKIYVDATGVNVFAEVSIP